A single region of the Deinococcus malanensis genome encodes:
- a CDS encoding cold-shock protein: protein MAVGKVKWFNAEKGFGFIETPGSADVFAHFSAIQSSGFKKLNEGDEVEYEVEPGQNGKGPQAKNIVVTKAAPVSGYSDRPARRDDRW from the coding sequence ATGGCAGTAGGTAAAGTGAAATGGTTCAATGCGGAAAAAGGCTTCGGATTCATTGAAACGCCGGGTAGCGCCGACGTCTTCGCGCACTTCAGTGCGATCCAGAGCAGCGGCTTCAAGAAGCTCAACGAAGGTGACGAAGTTGAGTACGAAGTTGAACCCGGCCAGAATGGCAAAGGCCCCCAGGCCAAGAACATCGTGGTGACCAAAGCTGCCCCCGTAAGCGGGTACAGTGACCGTCCTGCGCGCCGCGACGACCGCTGGTAA